AATACGCTTTTTATGTATCCTAAATTTTTGGGAGAAACCTATTACGGACTAACGGGCTATCTGCTTTCTTCGGCAAACATCATCATGCCGTTGATGGCTTTTGGTGTGCACAATACCCTGATTAAATACTTTACCCATTATAAGACCGAAAAAGAAAAAGAAGAATTCCTGACCTTTGTGTTGTTTCTCCCTTTCCTGCTCATTATCCCGATGTTTCTTTTCGGAACCTTCGGATATTCGGCTGTAGCATCGTTCCTGTCCCGCAAAAACCCGATTATCTTCGATTATGTATGGCAGATTCCGGTGATCGGTTTGTGTATGGGCTATTTTGAAATATTTTATGCCTGGGTAAAAGTACACATGCAATCTGTTTTCGGAAGCTTTATCAAAGAAATCGCCCTGCGTATTCTCATCACGGTTTTCCTGTTTGCCGTTTACTTTAAATGGATCAGTCCGCTGATGTTTATCAATGCACTGATGGGCATCTATTTAGCGACCATGCTATTGATGCTGTTTTATGCCTTTAAAGTAAAGCCCATTGTTTTCCGGTTCCGGCTTCCGGCCAATAGCAGAGCCGTATTGGTCTATTCCTCCTTTATTATTCTATCGGGCAGTATCGCGAACATGCTTCTGGATATAGACAAAAACATGATCGGGCAGTATATCGCGATCGAAAACATAGCCTATTATTCGGTAGCCATCTTTATTGCTACGGTAATATCGGTTCCCAGCCGGGCAATGCACCAGATCACTTATCCGATTACAGCAAAGCTGATGACGGAAAACAAACATGACGAACTGAACGACCTGTATAAAAAAACATCCATA
This region of Flavobacterium inviolabile genomic DNA includes:
- a CDS encoding MATE family efflux transporter yields the protein MGIVINQSIKNTVITYIGFVIGAANTLFMYPKFLGETYYGLTGYLLSSANIIMPLMAFGVHNTLIKYFTHYKTEKEKEEFLTFVLFLPFLLIIPMFLFGTFGYSAVASFLSRKNPIIFDYVWQIPVIGLCMGYFEIFYAWVKVHMQSVFGSFIKEIALRILITVFLFAVYFKWISPLMFINALMGIYLATMLLMLFYAFKVKPIVFRFRLPANSRAVLVYSSFIILSGSIANMLLDIDKNMIGQYIAIENIAYYSVAIFIATVISVPSRAMHQITYPITAKLMTENKHDELNDLYKKTSISLQVVGGLVFLGILVNINELYTMLPQNYRGGIFVVFVIGLSKYFDLLLGNNNAIIFNSKYYRAVLFLGLLLVFLTISLNMFFIPRMGIEGAAIATLISITLYSLAKLLFVVMRMKLFPFSRNTLYSFGISLFCFFAFYYWDFPFHPVISIGMKSVLITIVYLYLNYFFKISEDINMVLLKALKMAKLIK